A stretch of DNA from Polyodon spathula isolate WHYD16114869_AA chromosome 20, ASM1765450v1, whole genome shotgun sequence:
CAAACCATGTTATTAAATGGATAACCTTACACCAGCTCCTCTTGCTGTTTCCTTCTTCCCACAGTCACTGTGGGCAATGAGAGACTCTCTGTTCCCATTACCTGTAAAATTCGTGTTTTCCCTGAGATTGATAAAACTGTGAAGTATGCAAAGATGCTGGAGAAAGCAGGGTGCCAggtaaaaaatcaaaaatcaaaatgaaaataaaaaaatatgtagcatcaaattatttatttatttattcatttatttattttttagaaaattaataatttgtttaaagacatgttatatgtttattttattgcaggaTCTTCATATTCAGTCACATTGGTACGAatgtgattaattaattaatcaagcatatgtttgtattttcaaaactcAGGCATAAAAGCCAACCTgcttattgtgttttgtttattattgttattattttattatgtagatGCTGACAGTCCACGGTCGTACCAAGGAGCAGAAAGGTCCATTAACTGGAGTGGCAAGCTGGGAACACATTAAAGCCGTAAGGTGTGTTTCAGCAAAGCGTTACGTTTTTATCAGAAATACATATTCAGAGTTGTTATTCCATTGTCCTTTACATTGGAATGTTCAGCTTACTCCAAATTCATTTCCGtgctaaataatgtttaattattgtatttttatttcaacctgtcatgtttaaaattgtaaaagtaattGCTCTGTCCTCTAGGAAAGCAGTAAGCATCCCTGTTTTTGCAAATGGTAACATCCAGTACCTCAGTGATGTGGACCGCTGCATTCAAGAAACGGGGGTGCTGGGTGTCATGAGCGCCGGTAGGTgcgattttatataaaaaaggtaaacaaaaagaaagatggATTCCTTGTTAAAAATCTGCGTTTACCTAtacttaaatattattttagtttgaaattgcTTTTCATTGTTGATGATCTTGTTTATACCAAGTACTAAATGTGTAAGTATTTTGTACAAAGCCAAAAATATATACTGGTTTGTCTGGAAGAACTGTTTTCTGTTCCCACTGATCTTTAGAGAGAAACTACATTAAAGTAAGGTATGAAGAAAGTCACCTGCATAAGAGTGATGCTAAGCTGTACAGTAAAAAACTTCTCTGTGGTCTGTCATTTTGAGATAGGGCAGAAAGGGTTTTGATTGTATTAGTCTGTCCTGCATGCATTTTCCACTAGGCTGCACTCCTGCTCTGGTTGAAGAGTGTCCATGAATAAAGTACTCTTCCGTCCACAGAGGGGAAGATTTCCTTACTGTATCATCTGGAGCAAACACATTTAGGTTGAACTTCTTTGAATTGTTCTTACTGGTTAGTGAATAAGGGCATTTGCATTAAAAGGATTATAACGAGGAGGGATTaggcttttaactttttttttttttttttttttagtgctgatAATTCTTAACAGACATTAGGCAGAATGTTGTATAATGTCACAAATATAAGGCAGCTGCACCTGGCTGTGTAATTACAAGCCTGTCCTCATCCAGTAGTGGCACAGATGCAACTTTTTCCACTGTAAGCATCAGTAAAGTACCCATGCTAGGTAGGTAATACGACTCCAGTTACAAAGCAGTTCAGCATTTTCAGATTAAGCTCAGCCTGGAATGGATACTAGAGTGTGTgccatgtatacattttaaatgtgtggttCTCAAGTCCTGTCTAGAGTGTGGCATACACTGGTCTTTGACAGGGTGCTGAATTTGAGGGTAGTGTATAGTATATACAAGATTTACTTTTACACTTGCGCGTTAGTACACCTATTGGGGGAGAGTGCTATAAAATTCACTGTCTTTTGTCCAACAGAGGGCCACCTTCATAACCCAGCCTTATTTGAGGGGAGGAACCCACCAGTGTGGGAGATGGCAGAGGAATACCTGGAAATAGTCCGTCTGTACCCTTGTTCGCTGTCCTACGTCCGGGCTCACCTCTTCAAGATGTGGCACCACACGTAAGTGCTGCTGTGACCTTGtagtatacagtaaataatacgCCAAGGAGCTACAGACAGGAAACAGTCAGAAAGAAGCTACTGAGGTTTACCACCGCTCCCCATATTTGCATACAGCAAACTGCATGTTTTGCATgccattttttattcattttttgagcCGGTATTAACTAAAAGCTGATGAAGTCTGTTTATTACACAtccacagttgttgtttttttttttttttttaagaacctcGCTGTATTGATGGCATTTTGCGCTTTCCCTCAAGGTTACAAGTCTACCAGGGACTGCGAGACGAGCTGGCGAAAGTCAAAACCATTGAGGGGATGGAAGAAGTTAGCAGAGAGCTGAAGAGGCACTGTCAGGTAAGATAAATCATCTTCTCTAGTGAATCTTTTTAAGAACATTGTCCCTGTAAAGGTGAAAAGCACGTCTGAGAATTCAATAAAAGCTTGTCAGGAGCCCTTCTTTCGTAGCATAAAGCTCAAAGCTGGCTAGGAATTGTTATGTTTGCACGTACAAGAAATCAATACTTTTGAAAATTGAGTCTTTTGAAAACGAAAACAAATGTGGAGAGTTTATGTGCCGAACTCAGCTGGGTTCTGAGGAATCAATGCTGTACTGCAGAAACCAATATTCTAGAAGATAAAGCCCATGGAGTCTGAATTCCCGCTGCCCTTAAACCTAAAAACCTGCTGTAACTTTACACTATTTCAGTTGGATGTAGTGATGTTGTCAATAACTCACACCTGGATGAAAACACTAGTTGGATTATTTTTTAGAGTTAATGGGCACTGTTTAGACagactttatattatataataggtAACAGGTAAGAGTACTTTTGCATCTGTGATATATAAATTAGTCACACAAGCTAAATTAGACTTCTCCACAGACGAGCTGTAATTAATTAGTTATTCATTTGATCAGTTTAATGTATTCCCTAAACTCATCCAGAATTGAGATCCAATGGATGTAGAACTTAATTCGGGAAGGTATCCATGTCGAGCCCTGCTGATGTTATGTCATTTACCCTTGTCCCAGGAAGAAATGGCCAATCAAGTGGAAGGAGAGAAGCCGAAAGGAGGACTACCTTTTCATCATTGGATCTGCCAGCCTTACGTGAGACCAGGGTGAGAAAACAGTGACTGGTAGCAATGAACTAATTCAGGAGCTTGCAGGTGTAGTGCATCAGTGCATTAGCCATAGAGTCCtgggtttaaaaataagtttggtTGCAACTGAGATATGTAAACctattcaaaacacacacagcaattgtCATAAAAGTGATCATTAGTGAACTATTTAGGAAGATGGACTGTACATCTAGGTATGGtgttaagtaattttttttattacactctgAATATGAAATGCAGAATAGGGGCCTCATTAGGCTTTGTCAGTAAACAGTTgcatgaaaaatgtgtaaaaattaTTAGTCTATTCATCCTCTTCactatgaaaacacattttatccTTTTGTGTAAACCCTTGAAAGTTAGGAATAAGGAATGTGAATCTCAAGAACCTCAAAACTAGTacactttttatttgttacataaacattttaatgtctGTGATGACAACTTCTATTGTGTCATATCGTGCTACATTTATCATTATCCCAGATGGGATTATTGTCCCACTAGGACTGGAGTAAACTCAGACAAAGGCAAGAGTAGAAACTTTTGTCTGGTTGATTTCTTCTCTCATCGTCTGATCTTTGCTTGCTTATGTCCTTAGAACAAACCTGAACAAACCTGCGACTTACTTTTTCATGGTACCTTTTAATGTTAGACTGGGGGTTAAATTAACAACAAGATcagttcaaataataataataataataataataataataataataataataataataataataataataataataatatactgtgttaatgaacagtttagaaaacaaaaaggcgAACAGAGAGAAAAGGAGAGTCACATGCCATGCTTAAGTGCCAAATGGGGGTGAAAAAAAGCAACGCTGCGATACATGGAATGTTTCAAGAGGAGCTCCCAGGTAGTCTAGAATGTGTACTTGATTTCTGTGGTTCACCTAGTATACAATCCAGTCCTGGATAGCTAGCATTTTCTTTGAACCCTCTATGCTTAATTTGTCCCTCATTGTAACCCTAAAGCCTTGAGGGTAAACTTGTATTAAtttaacagtactgtattgtatttctaTAGCAAATAAGCTTTTGAAACTTACTTTCAAAACCATTTTGGTGGTACATTTCAGGCCTAAAAAGCTGCCCCTAGAGAATGGAGACCACTCGACAGAAGGAAAGCCGTCCAATAAAAGAGTGTTGGAGGGTGAGGAGGGCAACCCCGAATTCTTGTCGAAGAACAAGCTGAAGAAGAAAGCACGGAACCCACACAAGAACTTTGACCTTGCACAGAAACGTAAGGTTCTGAAATTGAACAGCCTATCAAACTACAGGGTTTTCTACAGTAAACGTTGAGCACCGTTGATGTCAGGTGGAGACAAACACAATTAGCATCAATATTTGAGAAGACATGCAATTTTTCAATACTGTGTGcgtatttatttttggttatgtatgtgtgtgtgtatttttcatgTACATATTTAAATTGAAAGACAAGGTAATGGATTCATACGAATTTCATTAACTTCTCTCTGCTCATTCGTTTGCTAAACACAAAAGTAATTGGGTCATAGATTCTcagtcacacctgagcttgcaTAGCTAGACCACTGTAGGTCTTTTTAATCTCTCAGTAAAACCTGGTATAGTACAAGTTGAGGGTTATAAATGTGAAAGGGATTAAACAGCTGATCAGCTTTTTCTCTTTACAGCTAAATATGCAAAATGTGAACAGTGTGGAAATCCAAAGGTAAGCGTGTGTCTTGTGAATAATAATTCAAAggtatgtgtgttctgtttttgaaaCCTGTAAGAAGGTGAGTTACTATGGTAATAGCCCTTGCTAAAGGCTTTTAAACAGACTCTGAAATAGGGACAGGGTGTAGTATATAATAGAGCTGGAAAGATGTATATCTGTACATAGTTGCTTTCTAAGCCTGTTCTACCATTTGCTGCTGTAGAATGAAAGTTTCCCAGATTTCTGGTAATTCATCTGTGTTATGGACTGAATAAAGGCTTCTTTTAAAGAACAGGGATTTGAAATTGACATTATTATAGACGGCATTGAAATGTTACCTACCCATGAGACAAATATGTATTTGCGGTTTTGAGTTTTGGTGTTAAATGCATGATGAATGTCTCGTTTGCTTTAGTATAATCTTCTTTGACGCAGTTAGGAATTAGTTAGGTGTCTTAGTAGAATTCTGCTAGGATTACTTATTTAATGATGAAAGATGTCAAGCTTCAGAGAATGGAGTTATAAGCTCTATACCTTAAGCCTTTCAGCTGCTGTTATAGTTATAACGTTATTTTGTTCCCAAGGTTGGTCGCAAAGCAATTTTTTCCTGATAAGGCTACTCATTATTCTAATTAGAAACAGCCCATTTTTGGCTGTAGATTTGATTTTGGGGCTCTTACGAGAGGGAACATATTCagcttctgtctgtttttttgctGGATGAATATGTGTTATATTCCACAAATATGAATAGCTGTCTATATCTTTGTCCTTTATTTGCTGCCTCCCTACGAGGCTATGTGAGGTCTATATAGGAAGTTATTCTCGCCTTGATTGATCCAAAACAACTCAGTGTGAAGCCAAACTATTTGAGAGCTGCCTTTGTTCTAGGGATTTCTCTATATTCACAGAAATGACAAagttcacttttatttttattctgcatcaagttcatttttatttttcatcatcCAGTAGCAAAAAGGAATAGTATTCAGAGTTGTAGGGCTTGCATTGTTTGCTCTTAAATGTGCTTTGAAGGTTTGTTCTTTTATGTTTTGATCATGTTTGTAGTCCCTTAATATCTACAGTTTTATCTTTAATGGTGTGCGAGTATAAACTGTACTGTGAGTGTTATGGGTTATCTTCTATAAATTTGGAAGCATGGTCAATTCCCCCTACAGGTTTGTGCCCCGCTAAGCATCCTAGGCTGCttttcaaaagtattttaaaagcatacTACTACCACTCAGTGACCTTTTAAAGACTGAGATACTTTCATTAACACTACAACCACCGCGGgattaatgagatttaaaatgtaaacgaaACTGCGTACTGTAAATGCAATGTgattgtcagtttaaaaaaaaaagcaagaacgaaaataacaaaagaaaaaaaaaaaagacaaatggcATTGCGTTCACAAATGCAGAttcgtttacattttaaatccaaacccGTCGATGACTACCGTGGCGTTTCTAGTGTTAAGGAAATcaagcaatacttttttttactttgaccTTTTGATCCCAGAAGTTCTGCAGTCTGCTACGACATATTATTTTAAGGCAGATTTATTAAGCATAGATTTTATAGTTGGTTTAATCTTTCCTGCGcatttgattttaatattcattgTTGATTATATTGTGTGGTGTGTAAGAATTATACCTCAAGGGTGTTGGAGGTCATGAATGAATATGAGATGCATTAAGGTGTTTTAATAAGTACAGAAAattgcatgtaaaataaaatatgcaattgAAAGCTGCAATCTTATACTCTTCCTGATCCAAGGGTTGCGTTGTAtgcatttaaattgcatttacatAATCATAAGATGCAATTAATAATCAGCCTATCTGAAGAATTACTCATGATTTTGTAGATGAGAGTATGTCACCTGACAAACATGACCCCTAAAACACACCCAAACATCTAATGAGGGGACCCGTATACTGTAGTGGCACTTAAAGGGGTGCTAACCAagggttttaaatgcatttactcGCTTCTTGGTAGCACTGGCAGTATTATCACTGCCCCCACCTTTCCCCTGTGTTGAAAGTCTTTTAGTTCATTGCCTGTTTTGCATTTAGTTCAGTATACACATTTTTCAAGTTTAGTGATGTAAAATCAAATTGATTCTCTCTGGTATATCATTTTTGTGTGGTATATCGCTGACCCAGTTGCAGCTAGACCATAATAAAAGGGGGATCCGTGATCATAGTGCTAGTGCTGATAAGATAAATTATTTGTATCAAAAAGAAACCTAAAATAACTGTGATCTAAGTGGAACTGACAAAACCCCAGATGAGTTTTCTTAAAGGGAGATTCTAATTGAAAAGCTTGACGACTCGCACGTTGGATCCACGTTGATGATTTCTAAGGGAATGCTCCCTAAAATTGCCTGTTTGCTCTTGGCTTTTCTGCAGCAACCTGTTTGCTGACAGGCAGCCTCCTTGATTGTAGCTGGATGTGAGAGGGTGGAGAGGTTAATCACTTGTAGGAACTTGGTTAAATTTACCAGCATcgaataaaaacaagaaaacaccaCAGGCAGTCAGGCTTTCATAACGCGCTGCTCTGCAAATGGATTTTGGCAGCAGTGTCTGAATAATGCTGTATGAAGAATGTTAATCTGGTCAACGTCATTTTAGTGTAAATGCAAGTCTCTATTGGGTGTTTCTGCCTGTCGAAATCTGTAAAAGCAGCAGTGTTTATTACGAATTggtaataaattattattattattattattatttgtccttCTAAAAGTATATAAAAGAGCAAGGGATCTGTATGGCAACTGTAATCAATTGAAGCAGGTCTACAGAGGTCAGAGTAATCTGCTGTTCCAGGGAAAGTAAACAGGACAGAAACGATGAAGGGGCTGGAATGTGTGGCTCCTGACTTAAGATGCTGTTAACAGCATGCCACTCCCCAGACCTGAAAGCTGGTGTTTTGTGTCAAGTAGCATACAGTTACAGTGACATTCATTGCAGGTTATCCAATGGTCTTTTCCTTGGTACAATGCCACGTTGTAATTTAGAAATCCtgtctagtttgtgtagttttaataCTTGCTGTCCGTCCCATCTCCATTTCGTTCTGAAtggtcgctgtcagtcaactccGTGGCTATTGTAGTTTCACCGTCAGTCATTTcgtcctgttctgacagatctcattgactgaagcagcgctacaatgctcttgtttgtttaaatgactgtcaatcatcaaaccTGCACCAACCGTgctctttcatttgccagctacagtgcctgtcattcaaagctcctactttgaaattagcgggttaaggtgtaggtaggtAGGCTTTTGGTATATgtatatacggtgacagttactagtttgatttgaaaatggggcacaagaggaaaacacttcaTGAGTATTGTGCACAGTACCCTGATCGCCGGCTGAAGTCTTCCTGTCGGAATGAAGCAGGCCCTGCCTTGCCTTCCATGACCAGCTGTGCTTAAGCCGGAAAGAGGTGGCGCTCAGACTCTggataataagtgcaagttagtactgttcagctatctaatgttttgttctgtgcatattattattgaattgtaAATCtgtgctataaaagtctgtgtaataaatTTATATTGCGTTTTCTACATCTTATtggagaccttttttttttttttttttttttctctaggaTCTTTATCTCTACAGGGTCGCTCTGCCGTGACCAAGCGTTATTTCAATTAACCATGGTTATTTCAGATAACCGTGGTTTTGTTCCATGTTGAATGTGATAAAGGGGTTTCCctaaatgagatgtttctcaatggtgtgaagtttttttttttttttttttgggggggggggttagcataaaggtcgatttcacccattctctgcttcaattaaattggaaaataaagatcgaaaaaaaaaggtctattcttccaaaaataaacattgatattaatcgtcgatttttgacagaaattttaaaatcgaatagtagcaatcCTATTTATAACTGTCCTCGCAGTTTGACATGAGACCAAATGATGGTGATGGCTAGAGCATGACAGTGATACACTAACTGTATTGAGATTGCACTTAAATTGTGAAAGCGAGGTGACATCTTGATCAGTGTAATCATTTCTTGGAGTTTGTTCTTGGTGGAGCGGGGCATGTCGACAGCTGGTCCCACTGTATCCAATAATATGTTCTGTACCTTTGGGATTTGTACacaatgcattacaaaatatatatactcAATTCAGGGAAGACAGACCTGCCATGCTCAGTTTGCTGAGTACTAGTGTAATTGCTGCTTTGACATGTCAAATGTTTGTCACTCACAACAGGCTCTTCAGAAACAATCCACCTCTAGTTGTGTTTCTCGGGTCACAGTGACCTTGTTCAAAATTAAATAGGATTGTCTTTCTAAAAGAGCCTAAGAATAAAAGTACGAGGTGGGATTAacgcatttcaaatattttttgttcatgCACAAAGTAATATTCCTAATCCATCTGTTTAGCAAAGAATCCCTTTTCTCTTATAAATGATTGGTTTGCCACTGTTTTGAATACAGTCATGGAGACTGTTAAAGGTTAAAGACCTCATGGAAGGGTGTGCTTTGATGTGGAATAACATCCAGTGAGACAGAGTGCAGAGAAGAACAACTGGACAAACCCCAGGGTTAAAATGTGTGAAATTATTTGAGTGTGGCAGATAGACGGCTTGCTGCATTTGTGATATTGAATAAAGATTACGCTTTTTTTGGTCCAGTGCGACGTTAGCGTTTATACTGTACTTAGGAGACCTGCATTTTAGTTTCCTTACCAGTTTAATAGCTACTGATTCTATTGTTTCTGTTTACTTTGATCATTGTTTCCACCTAGCTTAGTAACTAGTACAgctattcaaaataaatgcagaaaatcagttTGCAGAGGAACAAAATTGATTTGGTGGgagtaatttaacaaaaacagaggATTGTTTTTTGTTGAGCTGATGAACACTGAGGTGCCTCAGtgcacagtgtatttatttactttttaatattgtgtaataatcataaaaatgtaatctacaaACATGATGACCTCAGAATATTAAGCCAGCTTAGCCAAATGTAATATTTTGCTTTGGTAGAATAAGTACACTACATGATTAAATGGGAAGTGTTGCTAAATCTTTTcctaaaaaatcattttaaaacgtttgtgaaataataatttaatagagATAGGTTTCCATGTCCCatcagctttttttaattttaattgtgtttagcTCGATTTAATTGAAGTCAGTTTTAGCAGTAACTGAGTGgtgtgtacagtgctgtataacCTGAGATCTCAGCCaagcaaagtttattttagtttaatttgcaGGATAAACAAGATGCATTTAAGACAACAGCTGTGTTTACATCAGAAAGCACAGCCTCCAGTTTAGCACCACAGGGTTTATGCAAATTCctagaaaaaaacatgtacaaaatgaataaacatgTTGTCGGAGGAGCTTTGTTCAGAGATCAAGTTATCAAAATACAGCCGTTGTAAGTACTGTTTGTGCTGTTCTGTTTCAGGGAAATAAATGCGTCTTCAGTCTGTGTCGAGGGTGCTGCAAAAAGGCGGCTTTTAAAGAAACTGCAGATTGCCCAGGTGAGTAACCCTGCCACAGTTCACTTTTAACATGCAAGTGATGAGAGCAGGTAAGACCAAATAAGACTTCACCTGCATTGTGTCCAAATACTGTAGTGTGTGATTCTAATCAAGAGCACAGGAAAACCTTCAACATACTGTTGTTATGCAGAGGGAATTttatttccaagcatttgagaaaaacaacagtaataatgtaattgtttgtgtgtgtgtatatatatatatatatatatatatatatatatatatatatatatatatatatatata
This window harbors:
- the dus1l gene encoding tRNA-dihydrouridine(16/17) synthase [NAD(P)(+)]-like isoform X2 — encoded protein: MPKLQGFDFWRTTLKGARYVVAPMVDQSELAWRILSRRHGAHLCYTPMLHAQVFVRDSNYRKENLYNDVCPEDRPLIAQFCANDPEVFVQAAALAQDYCDAIDLNIGCPQMIAKRGHYGAFLQDEWELLHKMITVGNERLSVPITCKIRVFPEIDKTVKYAKMLEKAGCQMLTVHGRTKEQKGPLTGVASWEHIKAVRKAVSIPVFANGNIQYLSDVDRCIQETGVLGVMSAEGHLHNPALFEGRNPPVWEMAEEYLEIVRLYPCSLSYVRAHLFKMWHHTLQVYQGLRDELAKVKTIEGMEEVSRELKRHCQEEMANQVEGEKPKGGLPFHHWICQPYVRPGPKKLPLENGDHSTEGKPSNKRVLEGEEGNPEFLSKNKLKKKARNPHKNFDLAQKPKYAKCEQCGNPKGNKCVFSLCRGCCKKAAFKETADCPGHGLLFKTKFEKSLKWRNAENEDMMNGDKAGGHIETDNITTQLNGNDSGNVV
- the dus1l gene encoding tRNA-dihydrouridine(16/17) synthase [NAD(P)(+)]-like isoform X1 is translated as MPKLQGFDFWRTTLKGARYVVAPMVDQSELAWRILSRRHGAHLCYTPMLHAQVFVRDSNYRKENLYNDVCPEDRPLIAQFCANDPEVFVQAAALAQDYCDAIDLNIGCPQMIAKRGHYGAFLQDEWELLHKMITVGNERLSVPITCKIRVFPEIDKTVKYAKMLEKAGCQMLTVHGRTKEQKGPLTGVASWEHIKAVRKAVSIPVFANGNIQYLSDVDRCIQETGVLGVMSAEGKISLLYHLEQTHLEGHLHNPALFEGRNPPVWEMAEEYLEIVRLYPCSLSYVRAHLFKMWHHTLQVYQGLRDELAKVKTIEGMEEVSRELKRHCQEEMANQVEGEKPKGGLPFHHWICQPYVRPGPKKLPLENGDHSTEGKPSNKRVLEGEEGNPEFLSKNKLKKKARNPHKNFDLAQKPKYAKCEQCGNPKGNKCVFSLCRGCCKKAAFKETADCPGHGLLFKTKFEKSLKWRNAENEDMMNGDKAGGHIETDNITTQLNGNDSGNVV